The Parolsenella catena region CCTGCGTGTTGCCTCCGCGCGCGGCCTCGAACACGGCGAGCGCGTCCGTGGCGTGTGCAATCGCCACCGGCTCGGCGCCGTCCGCCTCGCACTCCTCGCGATACAGGCGGATGAGCCCGCGGGCGCTTGCGTACTGCTCAAGGCAGCCGCGGCAGCCGCAGTTGCAGGTCTCGGTCTCCTCGGGCTCAACGTTGAGGTGCCCAATCTCACCTGCCGCTCCGTGTGCGCCCGCGATGACGTTGCCGCCGATGACAACGCCCGCGCCCACGCCCGTGCCCAGCGTCACCATGACGGTGCCGCCGCGCGCGTTGCCCGAGCCGAGCCATGCCTCGCCGAGGGCCGCCGCGTTCGCGTCGTTCAGGACGGCGAGGCTGGCCTGTGGGTACGCCTCGCGGAGCGTCGTCGTGAGTCCGGCAAGGTCGAGCGTGATGTTGGGCGCCATCGTGAGCGTGCCGTCCTCCAGCACCACGCCGGGAACGTCCAGGCCGATGGCGTCGAGCTTGCCGGCGTCAATGCCGCCCTGCTCCGCCAGCGCGTGAACGCCCTCGCACACCTTGGCAAACGCCCCGTCGCTGTCGAGGGCGCCCGTGCTCACCTTCGACGTGGCAAGAACCTCGCCGCGCTCCGCCACGAGGCCCATCTTTATGCTCGTGCCGCCGATGTCGATGCCCACTGCCTTGGTTGTCTTCTTGTCCATGACCTCTCCTCTCGGGTTGTGATAAGAGCGTACGTCCCCGAGAGCGTCCGTTAAATGGCGGATCGGGTGAGCGACCCGCTCGTGCCGTCCGCCGCGCGCCAGCGAACCCGCCATGGCCTTGCGCGTCGGCGCTGCGGCGTCCTTCTCGCCTATACTGAGAGAACATGTCGCGACGCGCCGTCGCGCGCCCGCCAACCTTGCCGGAGGCCGCATGGAATCGCTGTATCGCAAGTATCGCCCGCAGACGTTTGAGCAGGTAGTTGGCCAGTCTCACGTTGTCTCGACGCTCGAGCGCGCCGTGACCGAGCACCGCCTGTCCCACGCCTACCTCTTCTGCGGCCCGCGCGGCACGGGCAAGACCACCATGGCCCGCATCCTGGCCAAGGCCCTCATGTGCGAGACCGGCGAGGGTCACCTGCCCGATGGCACCTGCGAGGAGTGCCAGCTCATTGCCGCCGGCGAGCACCCGGACGTCTACGAGCTGGACGCCGCGAGCCGCACGGGCGTCGACAACGTGCGCGAGGAGATCATCAACCGCGTGGACTACGCGCCGGTGCGCGGCCGCTACAAGGTCTACATCATCGACGAGGTCCACATGCTCACGCCGGCGGCGTTCAATGCGCTGCTCAAGACGCTCGAGGAGCCGCCCTCCCACGTCGTGTTCATCATGTGCACCACGGACCCGCAGAAGATCCTCGCCACGATTCTCTCGCGCGTCCAGCGCTTTGACTTTCACTC contains the following coding sequences:
- a CDS encoding ROK family protein gives rise to the protein MDKKTTKAVGIDIGGTSIKMGLVAERGEVLATSKVSTGALDSDGAFAKVCEGVHALAEQGGIDAGKLDAIGLDVPGVVLEDGTLTMAPNITLDLAGLTTTLREAYPQASLAVLNDANAAALGEAWLGSGNARGGTVMVTLGTGVGAGVVIGGNVIAGAHGAAGEIGHLNVEPEETETCNCGCRGCLEQYASARGLIRLYREECEADGAEPVAIAHATDALAVFEAARGGNTQAVRACERLGHYLARALAAVAVTVDPDAFVVGGGMSGGWDTFGRACLAHYREVAVSACKDTPIRPASLGNDAGFLGAARRALLSL